A single genomic interval of Corylus avellana chromosome ca10, CavTom2PMs-1.0 harbors:
- the LOC132163736 gene encoding linoleate 13S-lipoxygenase 2-1, chloroplastic-like, with translation MMKPQITQLSHSTKTPFLLHKPFIHGDGNIASLPIISRHSFQKKKKNVRVGFIPTTNVNIKAVASTTENEKPTSVEAIVTVKLTVGGFLSNLGLDRGLDDIKHLLGKTLHLELVSSELDTRTGLEKETIKGYAQWTSKEEDEVKYESSFEIPEDFGEVGAILVENGHQEEMFFKDIILNGFPYGPLHINCNSWVHSKNDNPQKRVFFANKSYLPSKTPSGLRRLREEELKILRGNGQGEHKSFERVYDYDVYNDLGDPDTNEDLKRPVLGGKQYPYPRRCRTGRPRCDTDPLSEKRSSGSTYVPRDESFSEEKRLTFSAKAIYSVLHALVPSLETAIFDSELGFPNFTAIDSLFNEGVNLPPFENQKKGFLSTLLPRLVKAIANTGEDVLRFETTDTMDRDKFFWFRDEEFARQTLAGVNPYSIQLVTFVLIHHLVLSLSESAKNRIILVMCYISAASYIYISPKKLTKKMMKPQITQLSHSTKTPFLLHKPFIHGDGNIASLPIISRHSFQKKKKNVRVGFIPTTNVNIKAVASTTENEKPTSVEAIVTVKLTVGGFLSNLGLDRGLDDIKHLLGKTLHLELVSSELDTRTGLEKETIKGYAQWTSKEEDEVKYESSFEIPEDFGEVGAILVENGHQEEMFFKDIILNGFPYGPLHINCNSWVHSKNDNPQKRVFFANKSYLPSKTPSGLRRLREEELKILRGNGQGEHKSFERVYDYDVYNDLGDPDTNEDLKRPVLGGKQYPYPRRCRTGRPRCDTDPLSEKRSSGSTYVPRDESFSEEKRLTFSAKAIYSVLHALVPSLETAIFDSELGFPNFTAIDSLFNEGVNLPPFENQKKGFLSTLLPRLVKAIANTGEDVLRFETTDTMDRDKFFWFRDEEFARQTLAGVNPYSIQLVTEWPLKSKLDPKIYGPPESAITTELIDREIKGLMTVKEAINQKKLFILDYHDLFLPYVSKVREIKGTTLYGSRTLFFLTPEGTLRPLAIELTRPPMDGKPQWKQVFMPCWNATGVWQWRIAKAHVLAHDSGVHQLVNHWLRTHAAMEPYVIATNRQLSVVHPIYRLLHPHFRYTMDINALARQILINGGGIIESSFSPGEYSMELSSVAYDQQWQFNLQALPADLINRGMAVEDPTAPHGLKLTIEDYPFANDGLVLWDTIKEWVSDYVNYYYPNPSLIESDQELQAWWTEIRTVGHADKKDEPWWPILKTPKDLIEIITTIAWVASGHHATVNFGQYSYTGYFPNRPTIARTNMPIEDPSEESWNNFLRKPESVLLECFPTKIQATRMMAVMDILSNHSPDEEYLGDLVESAWDENLYIKGVFERFKGRLTKLEEIIDERNANKNLMNRSGAGIVPYELLKPSSPPGVTGKGVPYSISI, from the exons ATGATGAAACCACAGATAACTCAACTCTCGCACTCCACCAAAACCCCCTTCCTATTGCACAAGCCCTTCATCCATGGTGATGGCAATATTGCTTCACTTCCAATCATCTCAAGGCACTCATtccagaaaaagaagaaaaatgttcgAGTCGGCTTCATCCCTACCACCAACGTTAACATAAAAGCTGTGGCAAGCACTACCGAGAACGAGAAGCCCACTTCTGTTGAAGCCATTGTCACTGTGAAACTTACCGTTGGTGGCTTCCTCTCAAACCTTGGATTAGATCGAGGGCTAGATGATATCAAACATTTACTTGGTAAAACACTCCACTTGGAGCTTGTTAGCTCCGAGCTTGATACTA GGACGGGACTAGAGAAGGAGACAATTAAAGGGTACGCACAATGGACGAGCAAAGAGGAGGACGAAGTGAAATACGAGTCAAGTTTTGAAATTCCAGAAGATTTTGGGGAGGTTGGGGCCATTTTAGTGGAGAATGGACACCAAGAGGAGATGTTCTTCAAGGATATTATCCTCAATGGCTTCCCTTATGGCCCCCTTCATATCAACTGTAATTCATGGGTTCATTCAAAGAATGACAATCCCCAGAAGAGGGTGTTCTTCGCAAACAAG TCATACTTGCCATCCAAGACACCAAGTGGGCTGAGGAGGCTAAGAGAAGAAGAGCTTAAGATTTTGAGAGGCAATGGACAAGGAGAACACAAGAGCTTTGAGAGGGTGTACGATTACGATGTGTACAACGATCTAGGAGATCCTGACACTAATGAAGATCTTAAAAGACCAGTACTCGGTGGCAAACAATACCCTTATCCTAGACGTTGCAGGACTGGACGCCCACGCTGTGACACAg ATCCATTGTCGGAGAAAAGGAGCAGCGGCAGCACCTATGTTCCTCGTGACGAAAGCTTCTCGGAAGAAAAGAGGCTAACGTTCTCAGCCAAGGCAATATACTCAGTGCTGCATGCGCTGGTACCTTCCTTAGAGACGGCAATCTTTGACTCCGAGCTTGGATTCCCCAACTTCACCGCCATAGATTCTCTTTTCAACGAGGGTGTTAACCTGCCTCCCTTTGAAAACCAGAAGAAAGGGTTCCTCAGCACCCTCCTGCCCAGGCTGGTCAAGGCCATCGCTAATACAGGAGAAGATGTGCTGCGGTTTGAGACCACCGACACAATGGACA GAGACAAATTCTTTTGGTTTAGGGATGAGGAATTTGCTAGGCAAACTCTTGCCGGTGTCAACCCCTATAGCATACAGTTGGTCACG TTTGTACTTATTCATCACCTTGTGTTGTCACTTTCTGAGAGTGCCAAAAATCGCATTATTTTGGTGATGTGCTATATCTCTGCTGCTTCT tatatatatatctctccCAAAAAGTTAACCAAAAAGATGATGAAACCACAGATAACTCAACTCTCGCACTCCACCAAAACCCCCTTCCTATTGCACAAGCCCTTCATCCATGGTGATGGCAATATTGCTTCACTTCCAATCATCTCAAGGCACTCATtccagaaaaagaagaaaaatgttcgAGTCGGCTTCATCCCTACCACCAACGTTAACATAAAAGCTGTGGCAAGCACTACCGAGAACGAGAAGCCCACTTCTGTTGAAGCCATTGTCACTGTGAAACTTACCGTTGGTGGCTTCCTCTCAAACCTTGGATTAGATCGAGGGCTAGATGATATCAAACATTTACTTGGTAAAACACTCCACTTGGAGCTTGTTAGCTCCGAGCTTGATACTA GGACGGGACTAGAGAAGGAGACAATTAAAGGGTACGCACAATGGACGAGCAAAGAGGAGGACGAAGTGAAATACGAGTCAAGTTTTGAAATTCCAGAAGATTTTGGGGAGGTTGGGGCCATTTTAGTGGAGAATGGACACCAAGAGGAGATGTTCTTCAAGGATATTATCCTCAATGGCTTCCCTTATGGCCCCCTTCATATCAACTGTAATTCATGGGTTCATTCAAAGAATGACAATCCCCAGAAGAGGGTGTTCTTCGCAAACAAG TCATACTTGCCATCCAAGACACCAAGTGGGCTGAGGAGGCTAAGAGAAGAAGAGCTTAAGATTTTGAGAGGCAATGGACAAGGAGAACACAAGAGCTTTGAGAGGGTGTACGATTACGATGTGTACAACGATCTAGGAGATCCTGACACTAATGAAGATCTTAAAAGACCAGTACTCGGTGGCAAACAATACCCTTATCCTAGACGTTGCAGGACTGGACGCCCACGCTGTGACACAg ATCCATTGTCGGAGAAAAGGAGCAGCGGCAGCACCTATGTTCCTCGTGACGAAAGCTTCTCGGAAGAAAAGAGGCTAACGTTCTCAGCCAAGGCAATATACTCAGTGCTGCATGCGCTGGTACCTTCCTTAGAGACGGCAATCTTTGACTCCGAGCTTGGATTCCCCAACTTCACCGCCATAGATTCTCTTTTCAACGAGGGTGTTAACCTGCCTCCCTTTGAAAACCAGAAGAAAGGGTTCCTCAGCACCCTCCTGCCCAGGCTGGTCAAGGCCATCGCTAATACAGGAGAAGATGTGCTGCGGTTTGAGACCACCGACACAATGGACA GAGACAAATTCTTTTGGTTTAGGGATGAGGAATTTGCTAGGCAAACTCTTGCTGGTGTCAACCCCTATAGCATACAGTTGGTCACG GAATGGCCATTGAAGAGTAAACTCGACCCAAAGATTTATGGCCCTCCAGAATCAGCAATCACTACAGAATTGATTGATAGGGAGATCAAAGGCTTGATGACTGTCAAGGAG GCCATAAATCAAAAGAAGTTGTTCATACTAGATTACCATGATCTATTTTTGCCATATGTGAGCAAAGTAAGAGAGATTAAAGGGACAACTCTGTATGGATCAAGGACTCTGTTCTTCCTAACCCCAGAAGGCACTTTAAGGCCTTTGGCCATTGAGCTGACGCGGCCACCAATGGATGGGAAGCCTCAGTGGAAACAAGTTTTCATGCCTTGTTGGAATGCTACtggtgtttggcaatggagGATTGCAAAAGCTCATGTCCTTGCCCATGACTCCGGAGTTCACCAACTTGTTAACCACTGGCTAAGAACTCATGCTGCTATGGAACCTTATGTAATTGCGACAAATAGGCAACTCAGTGTGGTGCACCCAATCTATAGACTATTGCATCCTCACTTCCGGTACACTATGGACATTAATGCTCTCGCCCGACAAATACTTATTAACGGAGGGGGAATCATCGAGTCCTCATTCTCGCCTGGCGAATACTCCATGGAGCTCAGCTCCGTCGCTTATGACCAGCAGTGGCAATTCAACCTGCAGGCATTGCCAGCTGACTTAATTAACAG GGGAATGGCTGTTGAAGATCCAACTGCTCCACATGGCCTAAAGCTCACAATTGAGGATTACCCATTTGCCAATGATGGACTTGTCCTTTGGGACACAATCAAAGAGTGGGTGAGTGACTATGTGAACTACTATTACCCGAACCCAAGCCTCATAGAGTCTGATCAAGAGCTACAAGCATGGTGGACTGAAATTCGAACAGTAGGCCATGCCGACAAAAAGGATGAACCATGGTGGCCGATTCTGAAAACCCCAAAAGACCTCATCGAAATCATCACAACGATTGCATGGGTGGCGTCCGGACACCATGCAACCGTAAACTTTGGACAATACTCTTACACAGGATATTTTCCTAACCGACCTACCATTGCCAGAACCAACATGCCCATTGAAGACCCTTCCGAGGAATCTTGGAACAATTTCTTGAGAAAGCCGGAAAGTGTGCTCTTGGAATGCTTCCCCACAAAAATTCAGGCAACGAGAATGATGGCGGTGATGGACATCCTATCAAATCATTCTCCGGACGAGGAGTATCTGGGGGACTTGGTAGAGTCTGCATGGGATGAAAACCTGTATATAAAAGGAGTCTTTGAACGGTTTAAGGGGAGGTTGACGAAGCTTGAAGAGATTATTGACGAGAGAAATGCCAACAAGAATTTGATGAATAGAAGCGGAGCTGGGATTGTGCCGTATGAGCTTTTGAAGCCATCCTCGCCACCTGGAGTGACCGGAAAGGGTGTTCCCTATAGCATTTCCATTTGA
- the LOC132163266 gene encoding DNA topoisomerase 6 subunit B isoform X1 — METTGGSSESPPDPKKGKSKTPRKAKESVLKQKSPAEFFAENKHIAGFDNPGKCLYTTVRELVENSLDSAESISELPVVEVTIEEIGKSKYNSMIGLVDRERVDEALYDDYETAKAREKRLSKQARAQEIQTKNASLGKKVKEPPVSKGMKGRAEASFYKVTCKDNGRGMPHDDIPNMFGRVLSGTKYGLKQTRGKFGLGAKMALIWSKMSTGLPIEILSSMKGQNYVSFCRLDIDIHRNIPHIHVHEKRDSKVRWHGAEIQVVIEGNWTTYRSKILHYMRQIAVITPYAQFLFKFVSDVPEYVSLSLPKTITDAHNCLHLFGFYLPCCFLCRKNVTIRFARRTDVMPPVPLETKHHPSSVDLLLIKRLITETSKQNLLQFLQHEFVNIPKSYAERLIGEMGPEFSPKMAAKSLTSQQIVRIHQLFRQAKFDDPSGDCLSPAGEYNLRLGIIKELHPDIVATYSGSAQVFEGHPFIVEAGVSVGGKDVKHGLNIFRFANRIPLLFEQGADVVTRTALKRINWSSYKINHTQDKIGVFVSVVSTKIPFKGTGKEYIGDDISEIATAVKSAIQQCCIQLKSKIMKKMQAREQQERKRNLNRYIPDATGAVYDVLKDMAQSHVSKKKRYDDEDAELLKKVSSRLITKETLREKLAQHVEQVDYEMALEYATQSGVSEEPREAMYIQSLEAENKFIDLHSPIFVFRLFQ; from the exons ATGGAGACCACCGGAGGTAGCAGCGAGAGTCCACCGGATCCGAAGAAAGGCAAATCGAAAACCCCTAGAAAAGCTAAGGAAAGCGTTCTCAAGCAGa AGTCTCCAGCTGAGTTCTTCGCAGAGAACAAGCACATTGCTGGGTTTGATAAT CCTGGGAAATGCCTTTACACTACTGTTAGAGAACTTGTTGAGAACTCACTTGATTCTGCAGAGTCCATATCTGAGCTTCCTGTGGTGGAAGTAACAAT CGAAGAGATAGGGAAAAGCAAGTATAATTCTATGATTGGTCTTGTTGATCGTGAACGTGTTGATGAGGCATTATATGATGACTATGAAACAGCTAAGGCTCGAGAG AAACGACTGTCCAAGCAAGCTCGAGCTCAAGAAATACAAACAAAGAATGCTTCCCTTGGGAAGAAAGTCAAAGAACCTCCAGTATCAAAGGGTATGAAGGGTCGAGCTGAGGCTTCATTTTACAAGGTGACATGCAAG GATAATGGGAGAGGAATGCCACACGATGACATCCCAAATATGTTTGGACGAG TTCTGTCTGGGACAAAATATGGCTTAAAGCAAACGCGGGGAAAGTTTGGTCTTGGTGCAAAGATG GCATTGATTTGGTCTAAGATGAGTACAGGACTTCCTATAGAGATCTTGTCATCAATGAAGGGCCAAAATTATGTTTCATTCTGCAGACTGGATATAGATATTCATCG GAATATTCCTCACATTCATGTACATGAAAAACGGGACAGCAAGGTTCGGTGGCATGGAGCTGAAATTCAAGTAGTCATTGAGGGAAATTGGACAACTTACCGC TCCAAGATCTTGCATTACATGCGACAAATAGCTGTCATAACCCCTTATGCCCAATTCCTTTTTAAATTTGTCTCAGATGTACCCGagtatgtctctctctctctccccaaaaccaTCACAGATGCACATAATTGTCTTCACCTCTTTGGGTTCTACTTGCCATGTTGCTTTTTGTGTAGGAAGAATGTCACAATAAGATTTGCCAGGAGAACAGACGTAATGCCTCCAGTTCCTCTCGAAACAAAGCACCATCCCTCCTCTGTTGATTTGCTGCTAATCAAACGCCTGATCACAGAAACTTCCAAACAGAACCTTTTGCAGTTTCTGCAGCATGAGTTTGTGAATATACCTAAATCATATGCTGAACGATTGATTG GAGAAATGGGCCCAGAGTTTAGCCCAAAAATGGCTGCCAAGTCTCTGACATCTCAACAAATAGTTCGCATCCATCAGTTGTTTCGTCAAGCTAAGTTTGATGACCCTAGTGGTGAT TGTCTTAGTCCTGCAGGCGAATACAATCTTCGTCTTGGCATTATAAAGGAGCTGCATCCAGACATTGTTGCAACTTATTCAGGCAG TGCTCAAGTATTTGAAGGCCACCCATTCATTGTGGAAGCTGGTGTCAGTGTGGGAGGAAAAGATGTTAAGCAT GGTTTGAACATATTCCGATTTGCAAACCGCATTCCACTTCTTTTTGAGCAAGGTGCTGATGTTGTCACCAGGACTGCCCTTAAGAGAATCAA TTGGAGTAGTTACAAGATCAATCATACACAGGATAAAATTGGTGTTTTTGTGAGCGTTGTGAGCACAAAAATCCCCTTTAAAGGCACAGGGAAAGAGTATATTGGAGATGACATAAGTGAAATAGCTACTGCTGTCAAG TCTGCTATTCAGCAATGTTGCATCCAGCTAAAATCCAAAATAATGAAGAAGATGCAGGCACGGGAGCAGCAGGAGAGAAAACGAAATTTAAACAG GTATATCCCTGATGCTACAGGTGCTGTGTATGATGTTTTGAAAGATATGGCACAGTCTCATGTATCAAAGAAGAAGCGTTATGATGATGAGGATGCTGAACTATTAAAGAAAGTCTCTTCTCGTTTGATTACAAAAGAAACATTAAGGGAAAAGCTCGCTCAACATGTTGAGCAG GTGGACTATGAGATGGCATTGGAGTATGCTACACAGAGTGGAGTGAGTGAAGAACCCAGAGAAGCTATGTATATACAGTCACTGGAAGCTGAAAATAAGTTCATTGACTTACATAGTCCCATCTTTGTTTTTAGACTCTTCCAGTAG
- the LOC132163266 gene encoding DNA topoisomerase 6 subunit B isoform X2: protein METTGGSSESPPDPKKGKSKTPRKAKESVLKQKSPAEFFAENKHIAGFDNPGKCLYTTVRELVENSLDSAESISELPVVEVTIEEIGKSKYNSMIGLVDRERVDEALYDDYETAKAREKRLSKQARAQEIQTKNASLGKKVKEPPVSKGMKGRAEASFYKVTCKDNGRGMPHDDIPNMFGRVLSGTKYGLKQTRGKFGLGAKMALIWSKMSTGLPIEILSSMKGQNYVSFCRLDIDIHRNIPHIHVHEKRDSKVRWHGAEIQVVIEGNWTTYRSKILHYMRQIAVITPYAQFLFKFVSDVPEKNVTIRFARRTDVMPPVPLETKHHPSSVDLLLIKRLITETSKQNLLQFLQHEFVNIPKSYAERLIGEMGPEFSPKMAAKSLTSQQIVRIHQLFRQAKFDDPSGDCLSPAGEYNLRLGIIKELHPDIVATYSGSAQVFEGHPFIVEAGVSVGGKDVKHGLNIFRFANRIPLLFEQGADVVTRTALKRINWSSYKINHTQDKIGVFVSVVSTKIPFKGTGKEYIGDDISEIATAVKSAIQQCCIQLKSKIMKKMQAREQQERKRNLNRYIPDATGAVYDVLKDMAQSHVSKKKRYDDEDAELLKKVSSRLITKETLREKLAQHVEQVDYEMALEYATQSGVSEEPREAMYIQSLEAENKFIDLHSPIFVFRLFQ from the exons ATGGAGACCACCGGAGGTAGCAGCGAGAGTCCACCGGATCCGAAGAAAGGCAAATCGAAAACCCCTAGAAAAGCTAAGGAAAGCGTTCTCAAGCAGa AGTCTCCAGCTGAGTTCTTCGCAGAGAACAAGCACATTGCTGGGTTTGATAAT CCTGGGAAATGCCTTTACACTACTGTTAGAGAACTTGTTGAGAACTCACTTGATTCTGCAGAGTCCATATCTGAGCTTCCTGTGGTGGAAGTAACAAT CGAAGAGATAGGGAAAAGCAAGTATAATTCTATGATTGGTCTTGTTGATCGTGAACGTGTTGATGAGGCATTATATGATGACTATGAAACAGCTAAGGCTCGAGAG AAACGACTGTCCAAGCAAGCTCGAGCTCAAGAAATACAAACAAAGAATGCTTCCCTTGGGAAGAAAGTCAAAGAACCTCCAGTATCAAAGGGTATGAAGGGTCGAGCTGAGGCTTCATTTTACAAGGTGACATGCAAG GATAATGGGAGAGGAATGCCACACGATGACATCCCAAATATGTTTGGACGAG TTCTGTCTGGGACAAAATATGGCTTAAAGCAAACGCGGGGAAAGTTTGGTCTTGGTGCAAAGATG GCATTGATTTGGTCTAAGATGAGTACAGGACTTCCTATAGAGATCTTGTCATCAATGAAGGGCCAAAATTATGTTTCATTCTGCAGACTGGATATAGATATTCATCG GAATATTCCTCACATTCATGTACATGAAAAACGGGACAGCAAGGTTCGGTGGCATGGAGCTGAAATTCAAGTAGTCATTGAGGGAAATTGGACAACTTACCGC TCCAAGATCTTGCATTACATGCGACAAATAGCTGTCATAACCCCTTATGCCCAATTCCTTTTTAAATTTGTCTCAGATGTACCCGa GAAGAATGTCACAATAAGATTTGCCAGGAGAACAGACGTAATGCCTCCAGTTCCTCTCGAAACAAAGCACCATCCCTCCTCTGTTGATTTGCTGCTAATCAAACGCCTGATCACAGAAACTTCCAAACAGAACCTTTTGCAGTTTCTGCAGCATGAGTTTGTGAATATACCTAAATCATATGCTGAACGATTGATTG GAGAAATGGGCCCAGAGTTTAGCCCAAAAATGGCTGCCAAGTCTCTGACATCTCAACAAATAGTTCGCATCCATCAGTTGTTTCGTCAAGCTAAGTTTGATGACCCTAGTGGTGAT TGTCTTAGTCCTGCAGGCGAATACAATCTTCGTCTTGGCATTATAAAGGAGCTGCATCCAGACATTGTTGCAACTTATTCAGGCAG TGCTCAAGTATTTGAAGGCCACCCATTCATTGTGGAAGCTGGTGTCAGTGTGGGAGGAAAAGATGTTAAGCAT GGTTTGAACATATTCCGATTTGCAAACCGCATTCCACTTCTTTTTGAGCAAGGTGCTGATGTTGTCACCAGGACTGCCCTTAAGAGAATCAA TTGGAGTAGTTACAAGATCAATCATACACAGGATAAAATTGGTGTTTTTGTGAGCGTTGTGAGCACAAAAATCCCCTTTAAAGGCACAGGGAAAGAGTATATTGGAGATGACATAAGTGAAATAGCTACTGCTGTCAAG TCTGCTATTCAGCAATGTTGCATCCAGCTAAAATCCAAAATAATGAAGAAGATGCAGGCACGGGAGCAGCAGGAGAGAAAACGAAATTTAAACAG GTATATCCCTGATGCTACAGGTGCTGTGTATGATGTTTTGAAAGATATGGCACAGTCTCATGTATCAAAGAAGAAGCGTTATGATGATGAGGATGCTGAACTATTAAAGAAAGTCTCTTCTCGTTTGATTACAAAAGAAACATTAAGGGAAAAGCTCGCTCAACATGTTGAGCAG GTGGACTATGAGATGGCATTGGAGTATGCTACACAGAGTGGAGTGAGTGAAGAACCCAGAGAAGCTATGTATATACAGTCACTGGAAGCTGAAAATAAGTTCATTGACTTACATAGTCCCATCTTTGTTTTTAGACTCTTCCAGTAG
- the LOC132163268 gene encoding pentatricopeptide repeat-containing protein 10, chloroplastic-like: MAGTTLISRRTRAFLRASNTTPSLPLIFCRRLLTFHASPPCPSASLLPASARSISSAFPSRGHSGAVLPITFPSIHRQARLFSAQVTAEISVQTRLSTPKAITEISTEDPKDLLKIFSNARTKEGMLSNALKMFDGLSKDGFTHEASELSALIKDNGPIPDVVVHTAVMEAYVNAGQPNEALRVYLRMLASGIAPNAYTYTVLIKGLTTDSKYTGDAKKYVMEMLGKGMTPNAATYTAVLEALSKEKKLEDAREFLEEMKNEGFLPDEKAVREVLNNKLGRSSIWKPAFVDAFLLKNKKKKDLLMNRKVWSRRSSILPEFVGCVFRIYNGKNHIRCKITEEKVGHKFGEFALTRKRRVRTATTVQGKKKGKK, translated from the coding sequence ATGGCGGGCACAACATTGATATCTCGTCGGACTCGGGCCTTTTTGCGGGCGTCAAACACtactccctctctccctctgaTCTTTTGTAGGCGCCTCTTAACATTCCATGCCTCACCTCCATGTCCATCGGCATCCCTATTGCCAGCATCAGCACGCAGCATAAGCTCCGCTTTTCCAAGCAGAGGGCATTCTGGAGCAGTGCTTCCAATAACATTTCCTTCGATTCACAGACAAGCCAGATTATTTTCCGCCCAAGTAACCGCCGAGATCAGCGTACAAACCAGATTATCCACCCCAAAAGCAATCACTGAGATCAGTACCGAGGACCCAAAAGACTTGCTGAAAATTTTCAGCAACGCGAGGACCAAAGAAGGCATGCTCAGCAATGCCCTCAAGATGTTCGACGGTTTGTCCAAAGATGGATTCACCCATGAGGCCTCGGAACTCTCCGCTCTGATCAAGGACAATGGTCCCATACCCGACGTGGTGGTACACACCGCCGTCATGGAGGCTTATGTCAATGCCGGCCAGCCCAATGAGGCTCTCAGGGTGTATTTGCGCATGCTGGCCTCAGGGATTGCCCCCAATGCCTACACTTACACGGTTCTTATTAAGGGGCTAACTACGGATTCTAAATACACTGGGGACGCCAAGAAGTATGTGATGGAAATGTTGGGCAAAGGGATGACGCCCAATGCGGCGACCTACACGGCCGTGCTTGAGGCCTTGTCCAAGGAGAAGAAGCTGGAAGATGCAAGGGAATTTCTGGAGGAGATGAAGAATGAGGGATTTTTGCCCGATGAAAAGGCTGTAAGAGAGGTCCTTAACAACAAGCTAGGACGATCATCTATATGGAAGCCCGCTTTTGTTGATGCATTTCTgctgaaaaataagaagaagaaagatctTCTTATGAACAGGAAAGTTTGGTCCCGTAGATCTTCTATTTTGCCGGAATTCGTTGGTTGCGTCTTCCGAATTTACAATGGAAAAAATCATATTCGTTGTAAGATCACTGAAGAAAAGGTTGGTCATAAATTTGGAGAGTTTGCTTTGACACGGAAACGAAGAGTGAGAACAGCTACTACTGtacaggggaaaaaaaagggaaaaaagtaa